Proteins encoded together in one Lepus europaeus isolate LE1 chromosome 13, mLepTim1.pri, whole genome shotgun sequence window:
- the SFTPB gene encoding pulmonary surfactant-associated protein B, whose amino-acid sequence MAKSHLPPWLLLLLLPTLCGPGTAVWATSPLACAQGPEFWCQSLEQALQCKALGHCLQEVWGHVGADDLCQECQDIVNILTKMTKEAIFQDTIRKFLEHECDVLPLKLLVPQCHHVLDVYFPLTITYFQSQINPKAICQHLGLCQPGSPEPPLDPLPDKLVLPTLLGALPAKPGPHTQDLSAQRFPIPLPFCWLCRTLLKRVQAMIPKGVLAMAVAQVCHVVPLVVGGICQCLAERYTVILLEVLLGRVLPQLVCGLVLRCSSMDSIGQVPPTLEALPGEWLPQDPECRLCMSVTTQARNISEQTRPQAVYHACLGSQLDKQECEQFVELHKPQLLSLLSRDWDARAICQALGACVATLSPLQCIQSPHF is encoded by the exons ATGGCCAAGTCACACCTGCCgccgtggctgctgctgctgctgctgcccaccctCTGTGGCCCAGGCACTG CTGTCTGGGCCACTTCACCCTTGGCCTGTGCTCAGGGCCCTGAGTTTTGGTGCCAAAGCCTGGAGCAAGCATTGCAGTGCAAAGCCCTGGGGCACTGTCTACAGGAAGTCTGGGGACATGTGGGAGCC GATGACCTGTGCCAGGAGTGTCAGGACATCGTCAACATCCTTACCAAGATGACCAAGGAGGCCATTTTCCAG GACACCATTCGGAAGTTTCTGGAGCATGAGTGCGACGTTCTTCCCTTGAAGCTGCTGGTGCCCCAGTGTCACCACGTGCTTGATGTCTACTTCCCCCTCACCATCACCTACTTCCAGAGCCAGATC AATCCAAAGGCCATCTGCCAGCACCTAGGCCTGTGCCAACCTGGGTCACCAGAGCCTCCGCTGGACCCTCTGCCTGACAAGCTGGTCCTCCCCACACTGCTGGGGGCCCTCCCAGCAAAGCCTGGGCCCCACACGCAG GATCTGTCTGCGCAGCGGTTCCCCATCCCCCTGCCCTTCTGCTGGCTCTGCAGGACTCTCCTCAAGCGGGTCCAGGCCATGATTCCCAAG ggtgtgctggccatggctgtggcccaggtgtgccACGTGGTACCCCTGGTGGTGGGCGGTATCTGTCAGTGCCTGGCCGAACGCTACACTGTCATTCTGCTGGAGGTGCTACTGGGCCGTGTGCTGCCCCAGCTGGTCTGTGGCCTTGTCCTCCGGTGCTCCAGCATGGACAGCATTGGCCAAG TCCCACCCACTCTGGAGGCCCTGCCAGGGGAGTGGCTGCCGCAAGACCCAGAGTGCCGCCTCTGCATGTCTGTGACCACCCAGGCCAGGAACATCAGTGAGCAGACCAGGCCGCAGGCAGTGTACCACGCCTGCCTCGGCTCCCAGCTGGACAAGCAAGAG TGTGAACAATTTGTGGAGCTGCacaagccccagctgctgagcCTGCTGTCCAGGGACTGGGATGCCCGCGCAATCTGCCAG gccctgggggcgtGTGTGGCCACGCTCAGCCCTCTCCAGTGCATCCAAAGCCCTCACTTCTGA